A stretch of the Ananas comosus cultivar F153 linkage group 14, ASM154086v1, whole genome shotgun sequence genome encodes the following:
- the LOC109720400 gene encoding putative CCA tRNA nucleotidyltransferase 2 isoform X2: protein MRGALGFRSRPLCGCGHGLARSMEATHAVKDRIDLTEKEENIFGRLLDVVRHFKLETQLRVAGGWVRDKLLRKDCYDIDIALDNMLGRDFCEKVNEYLKFVGEEQQGIGVIQCNPDQSKHLETARMRICDTWIDFVNLRSETYAENSRIPTMKFGTAEEDAYRRDLTINSLFYNINTNSVEDVTGRGIQDLKSGRIVTPLPPKATFLDDPLRVLRAIRFGARFDFELAEELKEAAFDEEVKTALANKISRERIGHEVDLMMSDKQPAKAMAYIHDLKLFYAVFTFPENPQPAVPEQCDRYCVLHINAAWTLLQSIGYSIFSDEQRRLYLYASLFLPVRSTIYIDKKSKEVPVASFIIRDSLKLKASDAEMVTNLHVACEKFVDLIPFLESNEDPEDLKVKLEDEYLEIPPASTKRVLAGLLLRQIKDFWRVALLISTLLHPKASHTCDTLNSHTELDRRREIFGKFESAITQLDLDHVWKMKLLLDGKAMMGVLQLKLGGPSIGKWRQRLLKWQLAHPNGTTEECIDWIKQSQAKRQKIDCSA from the exons ATGAGAGGCGCTCTAGGGTTTCGTTCCCGACCACTCTGCGGCTGTGGCCACGGTCTTGCTCGATCCATGGAGGCCACTCACGCGGTGAAGGATCGGATCGATCTcacggagaaggaggagaataTCTTCGGGCGCCTGCTCGATGTGGTTCGCCATTTCAAGCTGGAGACCCAGCTGCGCGTCGCCGGAGGTTGGGTTCGAGATAAG CTTCTGCGAAAAGATTGTTATGATATAGATATCGCCTTGGACAACATGTTGGGCCGAGATTTCTGTGAGAAAGTCAATGAGTACCTCAAATTTGTAGGCGAAGAACAACAAGGAATTGGTGTTATACAGTG CAACCCAGATCAATCTAAGCACTTAGAAACTGCTAGGATGCGCATCTGTGACACTTGGATCGATTTTGTGAACTTGAGATCTGAAACCTATGCTGAGAACAGTCGCATCCCGACCATG AAATTCGGAACTGCTGAAGAAGATGCATATCGAAGGGATCTAACCATCAACAG CCTTTTCTACAATATCAACACCAATTCAGTTGAAGATGTAACTGGAAGAG GCATCCAAGATCTGAAGTCCGGGCGTATTGTTACTCCTTTGCCACCAAAAGCTACTTTTCTGGATGATCCCCTTAGGGTTCTTCGAGCAATTCGATTTG GTGCTAGGTTTGATTTTGAATTGGCTGAAGAGTTGAAAGAAGCTGCTTTTGATGAGGAAGTAAAAACTGCACTTGCAAATAAGATTAGCAGAGAGCGGATTGGACATGAG GTTGACCTGATGATGTCTGACAAGCAACCTGCTAAAGCAATGGCATACATTCATGATTTGAAACTATTTTATGCAGTATTTACTTTCCCAGAAAATCCACAGCCTGCAGTTCCCGAGCAATGTGACAG GTATTGTGTATTACATATAAATGCAGCATGGACCCTTCTACAATCTATTGGCTACTCGATATTTAGT GATGAACAGCGCAGGCTTTACTTGTATGCATCTTTATTTCTTCCTGTGAGAAGTACGATATACATTGACAAAAAGTCAAAAGAG GTTCCTGTTGCGAGTTTCATCATTCGAGATTCTCTAAAACTTAAAGCTAGTGATGCTGAAATG GTAACAAACTTACACGTGGCCTGTGAGAAGTTTGTTGATCTAATTCCTTTTCTGGAGTCAAATGAGGATCCAGAAGATCTTAAAGTAAAGCTAGAAGATGAATACCTTGAGATACCACCAGCTTCGACCAAACGAGTTTTGGCAG GGTTGCTGCTTCGTCAAATAAAAGACTTTTGGCGCGTTGCTTTGTTAATTTCCACTCTACTACACCCTAAGGCAAGTCATACCTGTGATACTCTCAACAGTCACACTGAACTGGACAGAAGAAGAGAAATATTTGGAAAATTTGAGAGCGCAATAACTCAActtg ATCTCGACCACGTGTGGAAAATGAAGTTATTGCTTGACGGGAAGGCAATGATGGGAGTTCTGCAGCTTAAATTGGGAGGGCCATCAATTGGGAAATGG CGACAAAGGCTGCTAAAGTGGCAGCTCGCCCATCCGAACGGAACGACGGAAGAGTGCATTGATTGGATAAAGCAATCTCAAGCGAAACGCCAGAAAATAGATTGTTCCGCTTGA
- the LOC109720400 gene encoding putative CCA tRNA nucleotidyltransferase 2 isoform X1 → MLAVWIGTQADEVFPYALALRRPLRLPRRPCRCYILFPSRRHLGFRSAPIYVRVAGAARSSESPRSMRGALGFRSRPLCGCGHGLARSMEATHAVKDRIDLTEKEENIFGRLLDVVRHFKLETQLRVAGGWVRDKLLRKDCYDIDIALDNMLGRDFCEKVNEYLKFVGEEQQGIGVIQCNPDQSKHLETARMRICDTWIDFVNLRSETYAENSRIPTMKFGTAEEDAYRRDLTINSLFYNINTNSVEDVTGRGIQDLKSGRIVTPLPPKATFLDDPLRVLRAIRFGARFDFELAEELKEAAFDEEVKTALANKISRERIGHEVDLMMSDKQPAKAMAYIHDLKLFYAVFTFPENPQPAVPEQCDRYCVLHINAAWTLLQSIGYSIFSDEQRRLYLYASLFLPVRSTIYIDKKSKEVPVASFIIRDSLKLKASDAEMVTNLHVACEKFVDLIPFLESNEDPEDLKVKLEDEYLEIPPASTKRVLAGLLLRQIKDFWRVALLISTLLHPKASHTCDTLNSHTELDRRREIFGKFESAITQLDLDHVWKMKLLLDGKAMMGVLQLKLGGPSIGKWRQRLLKWQLAHPNGTTEECIDWIKQSQAKRQKIDCSA, encoded by the exons ATGCTCGCCGTGTGGATCGGCACCCAAGCCGACGAGGTCTTCCCCTACGCCCTGGCACTCCGACGCCCACTTCGTCTCCCTCGACGCCCTTGCC GTTGTTACATTCTTTTCCCCTCGAGGCGACACCTAGGGTTTCGATCTGCTCCCATCTACGTACGCGTCGCGGGCGCCGCTCGCTCCTCGGAGTCCCCTCGCTCTATGAGAGGCGCTCTAGGGTTTCGTTCCCGACCACTCTGCGGCTGTGGCCACGGTCTTGCTCGATCCATGGAGGCCACTCACGCGGTGAAGGATCGGATCGATCTcacggagaaggaggagaataTCTTCGGGCGCCTGCTCGATGTGGTTCGCCATTTCAAGCTGGAGACCCAGCTGCGCGTCGCCGGAGGTTGGGTTCGAGATAAG CTTCTGCGAAAAGATTGTTATGATATAGATATCGCCTTGGACAACATGTTGGGCCGAGATTTCTGTGAGAAAGTCAATGAGTACCTCAAATTTGTAGGCGAAGAACAACAAGGAATTGGTGTTATACAGTG CAACCCAGATCAATCTAAGCACTTAGAAACTGCTAGGATGCGCATCTGTGACACTTGGATCGATTTTGTGAACTTGAGATCTGAAACCTATGCTGAGAACAGTCGCATCCCGACCATG AAATTCGGAACTGCTGAAGAAGATGCATATCGAAGGGATCTAACCATCAACAG CCTTTTCTACAATATCAACACCAATTCAGTTGAAGATGTAACTGGAAGAG GCATCCAAGATCTGAAGTCCGGGCGTATTGTTACTCCTTTGCCACCAAAAGCTACTTTTCTGGATGATCCCCTTAGGGTTCTTCGAGCAATTCGATTTG GTGCTAGGTTTGATTTTGAATTGGCTGAAGAGTTGAAAGAAGCTGCTTTTGATGAGGAAGTAAAAACTGCACTTGCAAATAAGATTAGCAGAGAGCGGATTGGACATGAG GTTGACCTGATGATGTCTGACAAGCAACCTGCTAAAGCAATGGCATACATTCATGATTTGAAACTATTTTATGCAGTATTTACTTTCCCAGAAAATCCACAGCCTGCAGTTCCCGAGCAATGTGACAG GTATTGTGTATTACATATAAATGCAGCATGGACCCTTCTACAATCTATTGGCTACTCGATATTTAGT GATGAACAGCGCAGGCTTTACTTGTATGCATCTTTATTTCTTCCTGTGAGAAGTACGATATACATTGACAAAAAGTCAAAAGAG GTTCCTGTTGCGAGTTTCATCATTCGAGATTCTCTAAAACTTAAAGCTAGTGATGCTGAAATG GTAACAAACTTACACGTGGCCTGTGAGAAGTTTGTTGATCTAATTCCTTTTCTGGAGTCAAATGAGGATCCAGAAGATCTTAAAGTAAAGCTAGAAGATGAATACCTTGAGATACCACCAGCTTCGACCAAACGAGTTTTGGCAG GGTTGCTGCTTCGTCAAATAAAAGACTTTTGGCGCGTTGCTTTGTTAATTTCCACTCTACTACACCCTAAGGCAAGTCATACCTGTGATACTCTCAACAGTCACACTGAACTGGACAGAAGAAGAGAAATATTTGGAAAATTTGAGAGCGCAATAACTCAActtg ATCTCGACCACGTGTGGAAAATGAAGTTATTGCTTGACGGGAAGGCAATGATGGGAGTTCTGCAGCTTAAATTGGGAGGGCCATCAATTGGGAAATGG CGACAAAGGCTGCTAAAGTGGCAGCTCGCCCATCCGAACGGAACGACGGAAGAGTGCATTGATTGGATAAAGCAATCTCAAGCGAAACGCCAGAAAATAGATTGTTCCGCTTGA